Below is a genomic region from Miscanthus floridulus cultivar M001 chromosome 1, ASM1932011v1, whole genome shotgun sequence.
GCAGACTAGCAGCAATGGCGCTGGAGGCCGTGGTGTTCTCCCAGCCCCAGGCGGCGGGCCACTTCGGCTACGGCCGCGGGGACTCGCCGTACGCGCTGCAGTGGTCGTGCGACATGCAGCtgcagggaggaggaggaggaggagggtttGCCGATCTCTGCGTCGCCGCCGCGGGGGAGTGGTACCACGACCTCGACACCTGGGCCGCGCCCACCGTGGCCGTGGGGGACGACTGGGACTGGGAGGCGCTCTCCCGGGACCAGTCCTCCGACGCCTCCACGGACCACGGCAGCAGGAAGGCAGCGGCGCCCGAGCCggcagctgcggcggcggccCCGGGGAGGAGGAAGCGGAGGCGCACCAAGGTCGTCAAGAACAAGGAGGAGATCGAGAGCCAGCGGATGACCCACATTGCCGTCGAGCGCAACCGCCGCCGCCAGATGAACGAGTACCTCGCCGTGCTCCGCTCCCTCATGCCGCCGTCCTACGCACACAGGGTACGTACCTACGTGCAGACGTGCAGTAAATAAACCTCTGTCTTTTTGGAGTAGTATAAGTACGTATTCCTAGTTCGTTGCTATGTTTGGCAATGTGATAACAGCTGTGTTTGATCTTTCTTTTACACTGGACAGGGTGACCAAGCATCCATCGTCGGTGGCGCAATCAACTACGTGAGGGAGCTGGAGCAACTGCTCCAATCGCTGGAGGTCCAAAAGAGCATCAAGAGCCGGGGGTCATCAGGCAGCACGGACACCGGCAGCTCCCCGTTCGCCGGCTTCTTCAGCTTCCCACAGTACTCCACCACCACCTCGGGCCACGGCGGCTGCTCAGGCAACACGAGCAACGGAGGGAACTGCAGCGACGCCGCGGCCGCATCAGCAGGATCCGCGGAGACCGGCCGGCGGCCCGCGGCTGCGGTCGCGGACATCGAGGTGACCATGGTGGAAGGCCACGCCAGCCTGAAGGTGCTCGCGCGCCGGCGGCCCAAGCAGCTCCTGAAGCTCGTCGCGGGGCTGCACCAGTTGCGCATCCCGGCGCTGCACCTCAACGTGACCACCGTCGACGCCATGGTCCTCTACACCTTCAGCCTCAAGGTAATAaccataattttttttgaaacaaatccGAAGAACTGCCGATTATTATATACTTATTAAAAAAATCCATAAATACGACAATGCATCAAAGACCCCAAAGGGGGAAGGGGCAAGCATAAATAAACACAGACTTAATTTAGCTCTCCGGCCGGTACTACTTCAAGATAGTTTAAGCCGGTAGAGACAAACCGGCGGTGTCAATTACAGTATAATGATCGTTTTCCCGCTTGGACGGCAGGTAGAGGATGACTTCCAAGATGGGCTCTGTTGAAGATATAGCCACCGCTGTGCATGAGATTCTCAGCAGCAtacagcagcaggaggaggagaccGCCGTCATGTGAAACTCTGCACTGCCTGCATATATCTGCACTACTGCATGCCCGGCACTGGCTCCTGCCAATGGAATCCATTGCATGTACATGTGACTCTGATTGCACGCACCCGCACCTGAGCCATGCAGCATTACTGTCCAATCCAATCCATGCCATGGTCACAAGAATATGCTAAGAAAATCTAGGCTGTAATCTAAGCACCTCCTTTTTGGGAATGAGAGCACTTGTAGATTATTCACAGATAAGTACAAATTTACCTGGACCCTACCACTGCTTATTACCACCACgttcgtttctgtggcttataaaccGTCTGATATTATTTTGTTATGAAAAAAAAACACTATATTATAGCTGATAAGCATGGCTAATAAGATCAAGGTCCGAATGATGGCTCGGCCGGTACGTACGATACTACTTCATCCGGAAATGCTTTAACTTCACTGCAGTCGTTTCCTTGTTCTGACTCTGCCTCTCATCAGGTAGCTAGACCGTGAATGTTTCAGTCTATATACTGTAGCACACGTACGTCAGTGAAAAAATGTTCTGCGGACGGACAAAATGCGCAGTCGATCGAGGTGCTAGCGTGCTACAATACACGGACAGCATGAGTGAGACTGCTAGGGGCGAGACCGCTAGCTAGAGATTACATTGACTGTGAAACAGTCTGTGAGTCTGTCTGCATGTCCAAAGGACCCAAGGACGACGGCAGTAGTCCCGTGTCGTGTGTCCTCCTAGCACGTGGAATTTCAGAGACGTAGGTGTTCATTTTCATGCTAACACACGGTCTCGCGCCATGCAAGCAAACTATACTGCCTCAACTATACACTCTCTCTCTGACGAAAAATTGAAAATGCCTTGCAGATCAATCAGCAATTCTGCAGTACGTGGTTGAAACTTCATTttaggctgcgtttagttcgcgaaatgaaaaattttggatgtcacatcggatgtttcggggataTTGGAAGacgttttcggatactaataaaaaactaattacatagctcgcctgaaaattgcgagacgaatttattaagcctaactaatccatcattagcgcatggtagttactgtagcacttatgtctaatcatggactaattagtcttaaaacattcgtctcgagatttccaaccaaactgtgcaattagtttttttcgcttatatttaatactccatacacgtgccgcaagatttaatgtgataGTTTAGGGTGCAAATTTTTTAGAACTAAACCAGGCTTCAAACACAGACCATTTGAGCCGACCCGGAAAAATAGCTGAACCGTACACGTGTTACCTGACGGACACTCGGAGCAACCGAGCAGAGAATGCACTCGATTGTTTGTTGCCCGTTTCGGCCAGGTGTTTCTGGAATCTAATGGTGATGGGGACGAATATGGGCCATGTTTGGCCCATTAGTTTCATTTTTCTCCAATACGTAAAAGATTTGTGTATCATAGTATTAAGAACAAGAGTTTAAACTTACAAACAACGCGCTTCTGCCGAGCGCCGAAGGAGGTCGACTTAAAACAAGCCGTAGTTGGATCATCCTAGCAAAAGAACTCACGTTTCGATTTACATAAACGAGAACAACCAATAGCGCGTCCAGTGCTTCGGCGTTGCACGTTGTTATGTTGCCGTCCAAGATCCTATGAAAAAGCCTCCAGTTCCGATGCGGATGGCGCTGATGGACCCTCACCTTGCTTGAAAGCAGGCACTCGAGATAGGGGCTGAACCGTTGGACGATTAGTTTTGTAGACAAGTCTCTCTTAAGAGTTAAGGATAAAGAATGCTACTACACGTCTACACAAGTGTTCCAAACGTAGCGGGTAGGATGTCGTATCATGCAGTATGCGCAGCAtatatggccatgcagcccgagcccgtcgacccgaCACGAGGCCCGTTTTTTTGCTCGGCTcaagcacggcccggcccggtgGCGAGCGGCCCCGGGCTGGCACATCCCGGAGGAGtaggccatgcctgggccttaccctaggcacgtgggccggcacgCCACGGCCCGCTCCATAGCGTACGGCCCGGTGGCGGCCCGCTCACGTGGACGACGGCAGCAACAGCACCCAACAGGCTGGTAGCACGGTAGCAACCATAACTTCATTTCCTCCTCCCCTTAGCCCCCAGCCGTCGCCCTCCCTTTGCTCTCTGTGCTCGCGCTCGCCTGCGTGCAACCCCCACCTCCACCCACCCCGCGCAGGCGTCGCGCTCAGCCCGCTCGCCTCATCCACGCGGCCCCGTCCGTGTCAtcctccacgccgccgccggccccgtCCGCGTCATCCTCCACATTGCCGGCGGCCCCCTCGGCCTCTTCCTCCACGCCCTCGCAGCGGCGACTTCGAGCGGAGCTGGCCTCGAGCACCAACGACCTCCTCGTCTCCTCCACACTGCCGGCGGCCCCCGCTCTCTCTCCAAATCCACCAgatctcgctcctcctccacgACAGCGACCGGTTGCGACGGCGGCTTGGCTGGGCAGACCGGCAGCGACCGTGCCCTGCGCGTGGAGGTCGCGCGTTCACGCCTGGCTGCCGTCGCGTGGAGCACGCCGCTCGTCgtttccttccccttctctcctctcttcctccCTCTCGTCCACAGCCACAGGCTCGCCGGCCTTGAGAGCGACGACCGCGGGGCGCcgggttgccggccgcgagggcTCCTACTACCGCCGTGGCGCTACCTCCCCCTGCCAAGCGGGCCTTGGGCCGGCCCGAGAGGCTTCACAAGCCGTGCTTACCAGGCCGGGCCAGCACGAAAAACAgcccagcaggccgtgcctggacCGTCGGCCAGGCACGAAGCCCAGCTCAGCATGGCCCGGGAGGCAcagcgtgccgtgccggcccgactcCATCGGGCCGGGCCtagcacgggcccgtgccgtgccgtaccggcccggcccgttggccatctataatgCGCAGAAGCCAATCGATTTTAATTGCCACGTGGACCGTAGCTCATGCGAACTGAAAACCTTTGCCCCTGGAACTCCCAAGAGAACGAAGTTTTCTCCTTTTCTTGCAAGGTTCAGTTAGTGATGATCTAATAATACACGAAAATGCCAAATGTTTCTACTTCACTAGTAGTGCTTAGCTGGATCACACGTGAAAGGAGTATACCGAAGCTTTCGTCCTCAACTGAAGCGCCGATGATGCCTTAAAAGCTAAGGTTTTCTCACTTCCATCCAACTGACAAAAATTGAGGATTTTGCTTGCTTGAGCAGGTTACCAGCACTCCAGAGCAAATTGCTAGGATGGGGTCCAAGGGACCTGGCCTGGCAAAATTCCAAAGTTCACACTGTGGTTCATGCATGTCATCGGGTGAAGGCGCCCACTGGATTATCGATCGATTGCGTGTGTGTTTACTGTTTCATTCTTTGGAATATTCCTTGCTGTACTTGTGATGTGGTAGTGGGGGACATCCTTGAAAATTCAGTATGTTGTTATTTTGAGAGGACAAAGTCGAAGGAAACGAAAAGGAACATGGTTCTGAATGCTTATGGGCCTACAGCGGAACGAGGCCCAGTCAAATTCTGATACCGTACTGTTTCTGTTCAAGGACAAACTTTCACTCTTCAAATTGTTGGGCCTAGCGAACCACTACTAAGCTATATTCGGCCCATGTGATCGCCATTTGTTTTCTTGAGATCCGTCGAGCTCGGCTTTTCCAAAagaaagcaaaagaaaagaactGTGAAGGCCCTagagaaaagctgaaagctaaaCATTCAGCAGTGGCGTGTCCCGGGCAGCACTTAGCTCACAATTTTACTACTATCATCGTCAGGAAAAGAATAACATTCTAATTTTTCtaattattaattttttttgaagtttAACAAAAGTTTACTAAAAAACCATTAATATCTGTAACGGTATACCTTACTCCGTCATAaaataagggcctgtttggttggcaaattttttggcgaaatgctactgtagtattttcgttgttatttggtaattagtgtccaattatagtctaattaggcttaaaagattcgtctcgtggatttcgtctaaactgtgtaattagttttattttttatttatatttaatgcttcatgcatgcgtcaaagattcgatgtgatagggaatctttgaaaattttggcaaaatgaaGTGAACTAAACTGGCTCTAAGTGTCATTCTCATTTTCTAaaaagtcaaatatttttaatttttttaaaaaatattaatactgAAGACGCATAGTTTCATAAGATTAATCGTGAATAGGTTTGACCAACACTCACTGTATAATGACATTTATTTTACAACGCAGGGAgtatatacaatgaaacatgtcTCGTAACGAATCTAACGATGTTTATTGTTATCATACATATTGTTACTTTTATAAACTTGATGCACGGAGGGAGTATGTCACTCGAATGTTATTCTTTTCAGATGCAGGAAGTAGTACCAGTCAAGAGAGAGAAACTCAAAGGtatgggccatgtttagttcctcctaattccaaattttggcactatgcaaaaagaagattccccgtcacatcaaacttgcggtacatgtatggagtactaaatgttgacgaaatcaaaaattaattgcacagtttggttgtactttgcgagacgaacgttttaagcctaattagtcaacgattggataattattaccaaataaaaacaaaacgacactgtagcaACAGTGTCGCTACAGTGATTCGGCCGGCGCCAAACCggccgaactaaacgcggccaTGGATCCACGACTGCATAGCATGAAGCGCTCATGACATTGTACGACAACATATAATCCTGAAGGCCTGCACATGAACCAAAGCTAATACATTTCCAGATATTCCAGTTAGCCACAGCCACAGGTCAGTGTATCTGGACTCTGTCGATGCGATTTCTCTGAAGAACGCGCTTCAGCTACAGCTGTTTTTACAGAGCATGGAGTACGTACATGCAAAAAAGAAAGCGCGTCACATACTCACATGGCGGCTGCCAGCCGGATCCCGGAGAGCAACGGTAAAAAGCAAAAGAATGCGAGTACTGTCGAAGACAAGATGCCAAAGAGGCAAAGACGCACCCAGCAGCATCTCGTGCGACCATCGCTCTCTTCGTCTGAGATGAGTTGGTTTGACTTATaaattttttttaactaacaaaTAGCACTCTTAGCTACTACCTCCGTTTTCGTTTACTTGTCACCAAAAttttactgtagcaattttgaCCATACGTTTTTTTCTacaaaagatttttagatacatcaagttttcacatatatgattctttattgaacatacttcattaatgttatatacattgaagtatataagatttttttagaagaaaaaacagatggtcaaatttgctacagtaaaaaattACTGACAAGTAAATCCAAACGGAGGGAAGTATAATTTATCAGGCAGACGAAAATGGGACCTCCTCAACATCTAAACGAAGTCTAGACGAACAGAGCGCATGTGACGAAAATGGGACCTCCTCAACATCTAAGCGAAGTCCAGCTCCTGCGCCACGACGACGACATGCGCCTCGGCCTCGGAGAAGCAGTGCGACCATGAGGACGCGAGCGGGCCCTGTCCCTGTGCGCCACCggacgcgcccgcgcccgcccctgcGCCCGGCCGGCGGAAGCTCCACCGCCTCTTCTCCCTCACGGGAGGCCGCACAGGAGGCAGCTGGCCGCGGAGTCGCCAGCCGCGGCTCTGCCGATTTCTGCCTTGGCCGTGGTTGTGGCTGCGTTCGCTGTGCTGCTTCGGATCGGCGAGCCGCGCAGGCCAGGGCAGCGTCTCGGTGCCGCCACCGTCCTCGGCGTCGCCACCGTGGAGCCAGGCGTCGAGGCTGCCGCTCTCGAGGAGCTCATAGACGAGGATGCGGTCGCGGTCGGCGGCGCAGTAGCCCAGCAGGCGCGTGAGGTTCGGGTGGCTCAGGCTGCCCAGAACCTCCAGCTCGGCGCGGAACTCGCGGTTGCTGGCGcccgcgtcgccgtcgccgtcgccggagaggCGCTTCACGGCCACCGCTGCGCCGTCGGGGAGCACGGCGTGGTAGACGAACTCGAAGCTACCGTCGCCGATGATGTTGTCCGGGGAGAAGCCCCCAGTGGGGGCGGCGAGTTCGGCGAGAGAGAGCAGTCCGCGGTCGTGCCGTAGAAGGACCACGACGGGCAGTCTGCTGGCATCGTACCGGCAGGCGCGAGTTCTCCCTGTCTAGTGTCAAAGGCCGTTTGCATGCACTTGCGCGTACGTACCGTCACCGTCATCGTTGGCGTAGAGCGCGATGAAGACGATCTTGATCATGGTGAAGAGGATGAAGCTATAGATGATGATGGACAGCACGCCGAGGACGTCGTCCTCATGCTTGACGCCATACTTGAAGGTGTTGGCGTAGACGTAGAGCGGCGACGTGCCGAGGTCGGCGTAGAGGATGCCCACGCACTGGAATGCCAGCCGTAGCGTTCGAACCCAGCTCTCCTATGTACGGTGTAGGGTacccatgcatgcatgtacaTTCAATCATCAGATTATATACGTACGTTGGCAAAACAAGTTGCTCTTATTAATCCCAGGACCAAGTATACGAGTATACTAAATTGTGGAGAAGTAGTGAGCAGCGTAGCGAGCTGGTTTGCCATGCCATCCAGCGACCAGCATGCGGGtacctgtccgtggtggccggcaTGCGCTGGCATGGTGGTGTCGCGGTAGAGCGAGTCCTGGCGCTTCACGTCAAACGGCGGCAGCTCCAGCTCCAGGTCGCGGCCGCTGCTGTAGCTGTAGGGGACGATCTCCATGCTACCACCAGGGGCGAAGCCAGCCACCATGGCTACTGGGGTCTTATGTATTACACAATGGGGTCAACAGTAGTGATGAGCAGTGATTAGCAGTAGTTCTCTATAGGATTTGTAGAAATTTACCGGGGTCGCTTGACCCCGATGGCAAAGGCTAGCTCCGCCCCTGGCTACCACCACCCCGGCCGTGCACAGgggcgggcacgggcgcgggcgcgggcacggGCGTAGGGGCGGGTGtgggggcgggcgcgggcgcgggggcaggggcgggcgcgggcgcgtctGGTGGCGCACAGGGATAGGGCCTGCTCGCGTCCTCATCGTCGCATTGCTTCTCCGAGGCCGAGGTGCATGTCGTCGTCGTGGCGCAGGAGCAGGACCGGCAGCAGCAGgtcgcagccgcagccgccgtcGTCCCTGAGGCCGTGCTCTGTATTCATGCAATACTACCGCAAAAATACACGGAAACATCAATCTTTGTCCCCTCTTAACTCCGAATCCGTTAAGTTTTGGCATAAgaggtagtaacaaatgttgtagagctacacgagatctctaactttgcttaaagtgccaaagtctaatttggcctggttggagagatacaagcttCCAAAGTGGGGTGGTGCGGCGTCGTCCACCGGCTTCTGCTCGCGCGCCCGCGGGGCTGCGACTGGCCTGCatggccacggcatcatgccacgtcagcatgagaagccaacgtggagaggtatggacctaagtgatacgacgtacaaagtttatggacccaaaaacccactttgaaagttgatggatctaaccgaaacctcctcacaagttaatggaccttTGCTGCATTTAACTCATCAATAATCATCTGGATCATGAATCATGACATTCATTCATATGTAACAGCTCATGGCTACACCCACTAGAATCTCTCTCACATGACCTCTGCTCTCTCAGTATTTATCTAAGAAAGAATCACCCACgcaaacaaaaaaaatttgaTACTATAGTAGTATAAACAGCACTGCCCATCACGATGCCCCGCATCTAGAACATGACCACCAAGATTtgagatgatgatgtctctcatcgtttcttgatgtgcttacctccaagattttgAGATGTTGAagtt
It encodes:
- the LOC136505616 gene encoding LOW QUALITY PROTEIN: transcription factor bHLH96-like (The sequence of the model RefSeq protein was modified relative to this genomic sequence to represent the inferred CDS: deleted 1 base in 1 codon) gives rise to the protein MALEAVVFSQPQAAGHFGYGRGDSPYALQWSCDMQLQGGGGGGGFADLCVAAAGEWYHDLDTWAAPTVAVGDDWDWEALSRDQSSDASTDHGSRKAAAPEPAAAAAAPGRRKRRRTKVVKNKEEIESQRMTHIAVERNRRRQMNEYLAVLRSLMPPSYAHRGDQASIVGGAINYVRELEQLLQSLEVQKSIKSRGSSGSTDTGSSPFAGFFSFPQYSTTTSGHGGCSGNTSNGGNCSDAAAASAGSAETGRRPAAAVADIEVTMVEGHASLKVLARRRPKQLLKLVAGLHQLRIPALHLNVTTVDAMVLYTFSLKVEDDSKMGSVEDIATAVHEILSSIQQQEEETAVM